The following proteins come from a genomic window of Lolium rigidum isolate FL_2022 chromosome 5, APGP_CSIRO_Lrig_0.1, whole genome shotgun sequence:
- the LOC124652268 gene encoding protein GL2-INTERACTING REPRESSOR 2-like → MNRGNGNGNGGARLELQLNLSPPVMMEVDGHDDSGSSSPSSCVSSDGSPGSKSPMVIGACTRCLMYCMVAKKDFPTCINCKQPCLVDLLQQGAGGGGGAGASADGEKKRGRRK, encoded by the coding sequence ATGAACCGCGGCAATGGCAACGGCAACGGCGGCGCGAGGCTGGAGCTGCAGCTGAACCTGTCGCCGCCAGTGATGATGGAGGTAGACGGCCACGACGACAGCGGGTCTTCCTCGCCGAGCTCGTGCGTGTCATCGGACGGCAGCCCCGGAAGCAAGTCGCCGATGGTGATCGGGGCCTGCACGCGGTGCCTCATGTACTGCATGGTGGCCAAGAAGGACTTCCCCACCTGCATCAACTGCAAGCAGCCCTGCCTCGTGGACCTCCTCCAGCagggtgctggcggcggcggtggtgccggCGCCTCCGCAGACGGTGAGAAGAAGCGCGGCAGGCGCAAGTGA